The following are encoded in a window of Chryseobacterium sp. genomic DNA:
- a CDS encoding peptidylprolyl isomerase, whose product MTIEKNHVVALQYTLNAIEENGAQTFIEKTDAENPFNFLYGVGMMLPKFEQEIEGLTAGDKKSFTLSPQEGYGERVENATTQLPADMFAQSGMPPVGAILPLQDQDGNHLSAVVMEVADDAVTVDLNHPMAGKTLNFDVEVVLTRPATEEELSHGHAHGADGHSGH is encoded by the coding sequence ATGACAATAGAAAAAAACCACGTAGTTGCACTTCAGTACACTTTGAATGCGATTGAAGAAAATGGAGCGCAAACCTTCATTGAAAAAACGGATGCTGAGAACCCTTTCAACTTTCTTTACGGTGTGGGAATGATGCTGCCTAAATTTGAACAGGAAATTGAAGGACTGACAGCCGGCGATAAGAAGTCGTTCACACTTAGCCCTCAGGAAGGTTATGGCGAAAGAGTGGAAAACGCAACAACGCAGCTTCCTGCAGACATGTTCGCACAGTCCGGAATGCCACCGGTAGGCGCAATTCTGCCGTTACAGGACCAGGATGGCAATCATCTTAGCGCTGTTGTAATGGAAGTAGCTGATGATGCAGTTACCGTAGACCTTAATCATCCTATGGCGGGAAAGACCCTGAATTTTGACGTTGAAGTTGTACTTACCCGTCCGGCAACCGAGGAAGAACTTTCTCATGGTCATGCACATGGTGCAGACGGACATTCCGGACACTAA
- the trxA gene encoding thioredoxin produces MSKFNEVIAQDKPVLVDFFAEWCGPCKMQAPILEELKKKIGDRATIIKVDVDKNPAVAAQFGIRSVPTLIIFRKGEIRWKQSGVFPANELERLISENY; encoded by the coding sequence ATGTCAAAATTCAATGAAGTGATCGCTCAGGACAAGCCGGTTCTTGTAGACTTTTTCGCTGAGTGGTGCGGACCCTGTAAAATGCAGGCTCCCATTCTGGAGGAACTGAAAAAGAAAATCGGAGACCGGGCAACCATCATTAAAGTTGATGTAGACAAAAACCCGGCAGTTGCGGCGCAGTTTGGGATAAGGAGTGTTCCTACACTGATTATTTTCAGGAAAGGCGAGATCCGCTGGAAACAGTCCGGTGTATTTCCTGCCAACGAACTGGAGCGTCTCATCAGCGAAAATTATTAA
- the katG gene encoding catalase/peroxidase HPI — protein sequence MSWWPKSLNLDILSQHDRKTNPFGEEFNYAEEFKKLDLEAVKSDLKSLMTDSKEWWPADWGHYGGLMIRMAWHSAGTYRTADGRGGSNTGSQRFAPLNAWPDNVNLDKARRLLWPIKKKYGNKLSWADLIILAGNMAYESMGLKTFGFAGGREDVWHPEKDIYWGAEKDWLAPTGSEGSRYTGDRELENPLASVMMGLIYVNPEGVDGNPDPLKTAADLRVTFSRMAMNDEETAALTVGGHTVGKCHGNGDASVLGGDPEEEGLHAQGLGWLNPKGKGHSEDTVTSGLEGAWTTHPTKWDNGYLDLLLNHEWRLTKSPAGANQYEPVNLPEELKPVDAHNPDVRRNPMMTDADMAMKVDPGYRKIVERFHKDFDYFSDTFARAWFKLTHRDLGPKSRYLGPDVPAEDLIWQDPIPIPDYTLSNDQIDELKQKLLNSGLTRTELITTAWDSARTYRGSDYRGGANGARIRLEPQRNWAGNEPERLARVLRVLEGIQQNYSVKVSMADLIVLGGTAAVEQAVREAGYNLEVPFSPGRGDATQEMTDAGSFDEMETVHDGYRNWLKADFVVSAEELMLDRTQLMGLTAPEMTVLVGGMRVLDTNYGGNGEGVFTDRSGTLSNDFFINLTDMNFKWVPVTDNLYHITDRKSGQVKWTASRVDLVFGSNSILRSYAEFYAQDDNRERFVKDFIKAWTKVMNADRYDLR from the coding sequence ATGAGCTGGTGGCCCAAGTCGCTGAACCTTGATATACTCTCACAGCACGACCGAAAGACCAATCCCTTCGGCGAAGAATTTAATTATGCCGAAGAATTTAAAAAGCTGGACCTGGAAGCGGTGAAATCCGACCTGAAGTCGCTGATGACCGACAGCAAAGAATGGTGGCCGGCAGACTGGGGCCACTATGGCGGTCTCATGATCCGTATGGCCTGGCACTCGGCCGGAACGTACAGAACGGCAGACGGTCGTGGCGGCAGTAACACGGGCAGTCAGCGCTTTGCGCCGCTGAATGCCTGGCCGGACAATGTGAACCTGGACAAAGCAAGACGGCTTCTATGGCCCATCAAGAAAAAATACGGCAATAAACTTTCCTGGGCCGACCTGATTATTTTAGCCGGAAACATGGCCTATGAATCCATGGGGCTTAAAACCTTTGGCTTTGCAGGCGGGCGCGAAGATGTATGGCATCCTGAGAAAGATATTTACTGGGGAGCCGAGAAGGACTGGCTGGCGCCAACAGGCAGTGAGGGCAGCCGCTATACCGGCGACCGCGAACTCGAAAATCCCCTGGCTTCTGTTATGATGGGTCTGATTTATGTAAACCCCGAGGGGGTAGACGGTAATCCGGATCCTCTGAAGACGGCGGCAGACCTAAGGGTGACCTTCAGCCGTATGGCAATGAATGATGAAGAAACGGCTGCGCTTACCGTAGGTGGTCATACCGTAGGTAAATGCCACGGTAACGGTGATGCTTCCGTTTTGGGCGGCGATCCCGAAGAAGAAGGTCTGCATGCCCAGGGTCTTGGCTGGCTGAATCCCAAAGGTAAAGGACACAGCGAAGATACCGTCACCTCCGGACTGGAGGGTGCCTGGACCACTCATCCCACAAAATGGGATAATGGATATCTGGACCTTCTGCTCAACCATGAGTGGAGGCTGACCAAGAGCCCGGCCGGTGCCAATCAGTATGAGCCTGTGAATCTTCCGGAAGAACTTAAACCTGTGGATGCCCACAATCCCGATGTTCGCAGGAATCCCATGATGACTGATGCCGATATGGCGATGAAAGTAGATCCCGGTTACCGCAAGATTGTGGAACGCTTCCACAAGGATTTTGATTATTTCTCGGATACTTTTGCCCGCGCCTGGTTCAAGCTGACCCACCGCGACTTGGGTCCTAAATCGCGCTATCTCGGTCCTGATGTGCCTGCCGAAGACCTTATCTGGCAGGATCCAATACCGATTCCTGATTATACACTGAGCAATGATCAGATTGATGAACTGAAACAAAAACTATTGAACAGTGGACTCACCCGTACAGAATTGATTACCACAGCCTGGGACAGCGCCCGGACTTACCGTGGTTCCGATTACCGGGGAGGCGCAAACGGTGCGCGTATTCGTTTGGAACCGCAGCGAAACTGGGCGGGCAATGAACCTGAAAGGCTGGCCAGAGTGCTGCGTGTGCTGGAAGGTATTCAGCAGAATTACAGTGTGAAGGTGAGCATGGCAGACCTTATTGTGCTGGGGGGAACGGCTGCAGTGGAACAGGCGGTCCGTGAGGCGGGTTATAATCTGGAGGTGCCGTTTTCGCCCGGCAGAGGTGATGCTACCCAGGAAATGACAGACGCCGGATCCTTTGACGAGATGGAAACGGTACACGACGGTTACCGCAACTGGCTGAAAGCCGATTTTGTGGTCTCCGCAGAGGAACTGATGCTGGACCGTACCCAACTGATGGGTCTTACCGCACCTGAGATGACGGTTCTTGTCGGAGGTATGCGTGTCCTGGATACCAATTATGGCGGAAACGGGGAGGGTGTCTTCACAGACAGATCCGGCACACTGTCCAATGATTTCTTCATCAACCTTACTGATATGAACTTTAAGTGGGTACCTGTAACCGATAACCTTTATCATATCACCGACCGGAAATCCGGCCAGGTGAAATGGACAGCCAGCCGTGTGGACCTTGTTTTCGGCTCGAATTCCATTTTACGGTCTTATGCTGAATTCTATGCTCAGGACGATAACCGCGAACGTTTTGTAAAAGACTTCATTAAAGCCTGGACAAAGGTGATGAATGCCGACAGGTATGATTTAAGGTAA
- a CDS encoding TlpA family protein disulfide reductase, which produces MNKEKTKEWFKKNWSTALLTAFLAVILISPDAKTWFMRQVISTGVMNLTLQDQSKESKGKTIGEIADFRVQDEDGRLVSTQDLKGKVVFMNFWASWCPPCRAEFPSIQKFYDRYKDDKDVVFLTVNLDDQPDAGRNYLDKQKYTLPLLVPASAIPAAYYTGSLPTTVVLDKKGAIRLHHTGMADYSKESFYKKIDKMLAE; this is translated from the coding sequence ATGAACAAGGAAAAAACAAAAGAATGGTTTAAAAAAAACTGGAGCACCGCCTTACTCACAGCTTTCCTGGCCGTAATACTCATCAGTCCTGACGCAAAAACATGGTTTATGCGGCAGGTAATTTCCACTGGTGTAATGAATCTCACCCTGCAGGACCAGAGTAAAGAATCTAAGGGCAAAACTATAGGCGAAATTGCGGACTTCAGAGTTCAGGACGAGGATGGCCGTTTGGTAAGTACACAGGACTTAAAGGGCAAAGTGGTCTTTATGAATTTCTGGGCATCCTGGTGTCCGCCCTGCCGGGCAGAATTTCCATCCATACAGAAATTCTACGACCGTTATAAAGATGATAAGGATGTGGTCTTCCTTACAGTAAACCTGGACGATCAGCCCGACGCCGGCAGGAATTATCTGGATAAGCAAAAGTATACCCTACCATTATTGGTGCCGGCGTCCGCCATTCCGGCAGCTTATTACACAGGTTCGCTTCCGACCACCGTTGTTCTGGATAAAAAAGGTGCTATACGGCTGCACCACACCGGCATGGCCGATTACAGCAAGGAATCATTTTACAAAAAAATTGATAAGATGCTGGCAGAGTGA
- the ytxJ gene encoding bacillithiol system redox-active protein YtxJ, protein MSLLNRLFGSNEGRNSEAERGFWKILTSEQMLEDAVQKSHEKKVVLFKHSTRCFISQTVLKNFEREVESSDKDAEYYFLDLLAFRSLSNRIAELFDIEHQSPQMIVLEKGKAIKNASHNSISVDLV, encoded by the coding sequence ATGAGTTTACTGAACAGACTTTTTGGAAGTAATGAGGGACGGAACAGCGAAGCAGAGCGGGGTTTCTGGAAAATACTGACCTCGGAGCAGATGCTGGAAGACGCCGTGCAGAAATCACATGAAAAAAAAGTGGTTTTGTTTAAGCACTCCACCAGATGCTTCATCAGTCAGACTGTACTGAAGAATTTTGAAAGGGAAGTGGAATCTTCTGATAAGGACGCGGAGTATTATTTTCTGGACCTTCTGGCTTTCCGCAGCCTCTCAAACAGGATTGCGGAACTATTTGATATTGAGCACCAAAGTCCGCAAATGATCGTGCTGGAAAAAGGCAAGGCCATAAAAAATGCATCTCATAACAGTATTTCTGTTGATTTAGTTTAA
- a CDS encoding type IA DNA topoisomerase, protein MKLCIAEKPSVARDIAKVLGAHQARAGYMEGNGYLVTWTFGHLCTLKEPHDYSPHYKSWDLIFLPIIPKNFGIKLIPNPGVEKQFRVIEELVEQCTEVINCGDAGQEGELIQRWVLQKARCKKPVQRLWISSLTEEAILEGFANLKPAEDYHNLYLAGNARAVGDWLLGINATRLFTKKFGANRGVLSIGRVQTPTLAMLVQRQKEIDAFTSEEYWELKTVYREVQFTAAIDRLKTKEKAEKGLEYLKQHLFEIVYFEIKEGKEKNPRLFDLTALQVEANRKYGFSAENTLKYIQSLYEKKHTTYPRVDTTYLPDSLYPKISGILKSMTFYSEFTAPLLAGELPKTKAVFDDSKVTDHHAVIPTEITPGTTLPREEKLIYDLVAKRFIAVFYPECKISNTLVEGKVGTIPFRTSGRQVLEPGWRSVYAKDKADVAEKSATETKAEEQEIPEFKAGETGPHHPLVHQGKTSPPKPYTEATLLRAMETAGKQVEDEELRDMLKANGIGRPSTRANIIETLFKRKYIERKKKNIFATRTGMDLIDTIDDDVLKSPELTGEWEYKLRKIESGEYEANVFREELVTMVTNLTRKVISEKARSISFEEAPAAQKKEKTVRKNPVPEWTEIKCPKCKENHLIKGKTAIGCVRHRECGLKIPFVCFGKKLTEKQIHDIVAKGKSGKLKGFTEHPKGLTEGLLILREDGVVELFAG, encoded by the coding sequence ATGAAGTTATGTATTGCTGAGAAACCCAGTGTGGCCCGCGATATTGCCAAAGTGCTGGGCGCGCACCAGGCCCGTGCGGGTTATATGGAGGGAAACGGTTATCTTGTGACATGGACTTTCGGGCATCTTTGCACCCTCAAAGAACCTCATGATTACAGTCCGCATTATAAATCCTGGGACCTGATCTTCCTGCCCATCATTCCAAAAAATTTCGGCATCAAACTCATTCCCAATCCCGGAGTGGAAAAACAGTTCCGTGTAATAGAGGAACTGGTGGAACAGTGCACGGAGGTAATAAACTGCGGGGATGCCGGTCAGGAAGGTGAACTGATACAGCGGTGGGTGCTTCAGAAAGCACGGTGCAAAAAACCGGTACAGCGGCTTTGGATTTCTTCACTGACTGAAGAAGCTATTTTGGAAGGATTTGCCAATCTGAAACCCGCTGAGGACTACCACAACCTATATCTGGCAGGAAACGCAAGGGCGGTGGGCGACTGGCTTCTGGGCATAAACGCCACCAGGCTTTTTACGAAGAAATTTGGCGCTAACCGCGGCGTACTGTCTATTGGCAGAGTGCAGACACCGACGCTCGCAATGCTGGTTCAGAGGCAGAAGGAGATTGATGCATTTACTTCTGAAGAATATTGGGAACTGAAAACAGTTTACCGGGAAGTCCAGTTCACGGCGGCCATTGACCGTCTAAAAACCAAAGAAAAGGCAGAGAAAGGACTGGAATATCTGAAGCAGCATCTGTTTGAAATCGTTTATTTTGAAATAAAGGAGGGTAAAGAGAAAAATCCGCGGCTGTTTGACCTCACCGCACTGCAGGTAGAGGCCAACCGAAAGTATGGCTTCTCGGCCGAGAACACATTAAAGTACATTCAGAGTCTTTACGAGAAAAAACATACAACCTATCCGCGTGTTGACACCACTTACCTACCCGACAGCCTTTATCCGAAAATTTCCGGAATCCTGAAGTCAATGACTTTTTATAGTGAGTTTACGGCACCCCTGCTGGCCGGAGAACTCCCCAAGACCAAGGCGGTCTTCGATGATTCCAAAGTGACCGACCACCACGCTGTCATTCCTACTGAAATCACACCGGGAACCACGCTGCCCCGTGAGGAGAAACTTATTTACGACCTGGTGGCAAAGCGGTTTATCGCCGTATTCTATCCTGAATGTAAGATTTCAAATACTCTGGTAGAGGGTAAAGTGGGTACCATACCTTTCAGGACAAGTGGCCGGCAGGTGCTGGAACCCGGCTGGCGTTCGGTGTACGCAAAAGATAAAGCAGATGTCGCCGAAAAATCCGCGACAGAGACAAAAGCTGAGGAGCAGGAAATCCCTGAATTTAAAGCAGGGGAAACAGGTCCGCATCATCCGCTGGTGCATCAGGGAAAAACAAGCCCGCCGAAACCTTATACCGAGGCTACCCTGCTGCGGGCCATGGAAACGGCCGGAAAACAGGTGGAGGACGAAGAACTGAGGGACATGCTGAAAGCCAATGGCATAGGGAGACCTTCTACAAGAGCCAATATCATTGAGACCCTTTTCAAAAGGAAATATATTGAAAGGAAAAAGAAGAACATTTTTGCCACCCGCACGGGCATGGACCTTATAGACACCATAGATGATGACGTCCTGAAGAGTCCGGAACTCACAGGCGAATGGGAATATAAACTCAGAAAGATTGAAAGCGGTGAATATGAAGCCAATGTTTTCCGGGAAGAGCTGGTGACTATGGTGACCAACCTTACCCGAAAGGTAATTAGTGAAAAAGCCCGAAGCATTTCGTTTGAGGAAGCTCCTGCCGCACAAAAAAAAGAAAAGACTGTCCGCAAGAATCCGGTACCAGAATGGACAGAAATAAAATGCCCTAAATGTAAGGAGAACCACCTGATTAAAGGCAAGACGGCCATAGGATGCGTAAGACACAGGGAGTGCGGCTTAAAAATACCCTTTGTCTGCTTCGGAAAAAAGCTTACAGAGAAACAGATTCATGACATTGTCGCTAAAGGTAAATCAGGAAAACTGAAAGGATTTACAGAACATCCTAAAGGCCTTACTGAGGGCTTGCTGATATTAAGAGAGGATGGCGTTGTTGAGCTATTCGCCGGATAA
- a CDS encoding NAD(P)H-dependent oxidoreductase, with product MSLIENLNWRHAVKAYNPDRKVLEQDLNKILEAARLAPTSSGLQPFRVIVVENQELKEQMVKGALNPEVMRDCSHVLVFAAWDEYSAEKIDAVYDYHTDVRELPRGRFGSYTDLLKQLYGSQTPAEHFAHTARQTYIALGLAMAQAAELKIDSTPAEGFSNDVVDDILGLPELGLKSVTLLYLGYRDAEKDWLSSMKKVRLPMEEFIIRK from the coding sequence ATGTCATTAATAGAAAATTTAAACTGGAGACACGCCGTTAAAGCATACAATCCAGACAGAAAGGTTTTAGAACAGGATTTAAACAAGATTCTTGAAGCAGCCCGTCTTGCACCAACTTCGTCGGGACTGCAGCCCTTCCGTGTAATTGTGGTGGAAAATCAGGAACTGAAGGAGCAGATGGTGAAGGGCGCCCTGAATCCGGAGGTGATGCGCGACTGCTCTCATGTGCTGGTTTTTGCAGCGTGGGATGAGTATTCAGCCGAGAAAATCGACGCGGTTTATGATTATCATACTGATGTGCGTGAGTTGCCGCGCGGACGATTTGGAAGTTATACTGATCTGCTTAAGCAGCTGTACGGATCGCAAACCCCGGCTGAACATTTTGCACATACCGCCAGACAGACTTATATTGCTCTTGGACTGGCTATGGCACAGGCGGCAGAACTTAAGATAGACAGTACGCCCGCCGAGGGTTTCAGCAATGATGTTGTTGATGACATCCTGGGGCTTCCGGAACTTGGACTGAAGAGTGTGACTCTGCTTTACTTGGGTTACCGCGATGCTGAAAAAGACTGGCTTTCGTCCATGAAAAAGGTAAGGTTGCCGATGGAGGAATTCATCATCAGAAAATAA
- a CDS encoding SulP family inorganic anion transporter, producing MKSVLNLFDFSQKVNYRTEILAGLTVAMTMIPESLSFAILAGFPPLVGLYGAFIMGLVTAIFGGRPGLISGGAGATVIVLIALMKSHGLEYVFGAVALAGVVQIAVGLLKLGKFVRLVPQPVMFGFVNGLAIIIFMSQFEQFRTVVNGEITWLRGTPLYVMSALVALTVAIVLLFPRITKKIPASLAAIAVVFLLVIGFNIDTKQVQDIASVSGSLPPFHIPQIPSTLETLQIIFPYAAIMAAVGLTEGLLTLNLVDEITGTKGNSNRECVAQGGANILNGFFYGMGGCPMIAQTLVNLSAGSRARLSGIVAALTILIIILVGAPVIGKLPVAALVGVMIMVAVGTFEWASLRILRRMPRSDIFVMIVVTGITVILHNLALAVLIGVIISALVFAWDNAKRIRARKHVDGDGVKHYDIYGPLFFGSVAGFAEKFDPQNDPQQVIIDFAESRVVDMSAIEALSSLTKRYHQLGKTVRLQHLSPDCRQLLKNAEAIIEVNVVEDPTYRIPV from the coding sequence ATGAAAAGCGTACTGAACCTGTTCGATTTTAGTCAGAAAGTAAATTACCGCACCGAAATCCTGGCAGGCCTCACCGTAGCCATGACCATGATTCCGGAATCCCTTTCATTTGCCATCCTGGCGGGTTTCCCCCCGCTTGTAGGTCTGTACGGCGCCTTTATTATGGGTTTGGTGACAGCTATATTTGGTGGCCGTCCCGGATTGATTTCCGGTGGTGCAGGCGCTACGGTGATCGTACTGATTGCCCTTATGAAATCTCACGGTCTGGAATATGTTTTTGGGGCTGTGGCACTGGCCGGCGTAGTGCAGATTGCTGTGGGATTGCTGAAACTCGGAAAATTTGTGCGACTGGTCCCTCAACCTGTAATGTTCGGATTTGTAAACGGTTTGGCCATCATCATCTTCATGTCACAGTTTGAGCAGTTCCGGACGGTGGTGAACGGAGAAATTACCTGGCTTCGCGGAACACCGCTGTACGTCATGTCTGCCTTGGTCGCATTAACCGTCGCCATAGTCCTGTTGTTTCCCAGAATCACAAAAAAAATACCGGCCTCGCTGGCGGCCATTGCGGTTGTTTTTCTGCTGGTGATCGGCTTTAACATTGACACCAAACAGGTGCAGGATATCGCCTCGGTAAGCGGCAGCCTGCCGCCCTTTCATATTCCGCAGATACCGTCTACGCTGGAAACGCTGCAGATTATCTTTCCCTACGCAGCAATTATGGCCGCTGTAGGACTTACCGAGGGTTTACTGACGCTTAATTTGGTTGATGAAATTACCGGAACCAAAGGAAACAGCAACCGGGAATGCGTGGCGCAGGGCGGTGCCAATATCCTGAACGGATTTTTCTACGGAATGGGCGGCTGTCCAATGATAGCCCAAACGCTGGTAAACCTTTCGGCCGGCTCCCGAGCCAGACTTTCCGGAATTGTAGCGGCTTTAACTATCCTGATTATTATTCTGGTGGGTGCCCCGGTTATTGGTAAACTACCTGTTGCCGCACTTGTGGGCGTAATGATAATGGTGGCTGTAGGTACATTCGAGTGGGCCAGCCTCAGGATCCTGCGCCGCATGCCGCGTTCCGATATTTTTGTGATGATAGTTGTTACAGGCATCACCGTTATCCTGCATAATCTGGCTTTAGCGGTACTTATAGGCGTCATCATTTCAGCATTGGTCTTTGCCTGGGATAATGCCAAACGCATCCGGGCGCGCAAACATGTGGACGGTGACGGAGTGAAGCACTACGATATTTACGGACCTTTATTCTTCGGTTCGGTGGCCGGATTTGCCGAGAAATTTGACCCGCAGAATGACCCTCAGCAAGTGATCATTGATTTTGCCGAGAGCCGCGTAGTGGATATGTCGGCCATAGAGGCACTGAGCAGTCTTACGAAAAGGTATCATCAGCTTGGCAAAACCGTGCGTTTGCAGCACCTGAGCCCGGATTGCCGCCAGCTGCTGAAAAATGCCGAAGCCATCATTGAAGTAAATGTAGTGGAAGACCCTACTTACAGGATTCCGGTATAG
- a CDS encoding MarR family winged helix-turn-helix transcriptional regulator: MGTTDSLLLNEQLCFPLYALSREITGLYRPLLEELDLTYPQYLVMLVLWEQDGLAVCDLGSRLLLDSGTLTPLLKRLELKGFVTRKRCTDDERVVHLFLTYSGRSLREQALDIPAKMLKNIDVEVEELNALKITLNKIINQIQKQL, from the coding sequence ATGGGCACCACTGATTCCCTGCTGCTGAACGAACAACTGTGTTTTCCCCTGTATGCTCTTTCCCGGGAGATTACCGGCCTGTACCGCCCGCTGCTGGAGGAGCTGGATTTAACCTACCCCCAGTATCTGGTGATGCTGGTTCTGTGGGAGCAGGACGGCCTTGCAGTCTGCGACCTGGGCAGCCGCCTCCTTCTGGACAGCGGCACGCTGACACCTCTGCTGAAACGGCTTGAGTTAAAGGGTTTTGTAACACGTAAACGGTGTACTGATGACGAACGGGTGGTGCATCTGTTTCTTACCTACAGCGGTAGGTCGCTTCGTGAGCAAGCCCTGGACATCCCGGCTAAAATGCTGAAAAATATAGATGTGGAGGTGGAAGAACTTAACGCCCTGAAAATCACCCTTAACAAAATCATTAATCAAATACAAAAACAGTTATGA
- a CDS encoding organic hydroperoxide resistance protein, translating into MKTLYTTNVTATGGREGHVKSDNGLIDMDVRMPKALGGANDNYVNPEMLFAAGYSACFDSALKQVARIAKVKTGETSVTAKISIGQLDNGGFGLAAELAVNVPGVSLEEAQSLVEKAHEVCPYSNATRNNMDVKLTVSNRG; encoded by the coding sequence ATGAAAACATTATATACCACAAATGTCACTGCCACAGGAGGCCGCGAGGGCCATGTAAAAAGTGATAACGGACTGATCGACATGGATGTCCGCATGCCTAAGGCTCTGGGCGGTGCCAATGATAATTATGTTAATCCCGAGATGCTTTTCGCCGCAGGTTATTCGGCCTGTTTTGACAGCGCACTGAAACAGGTAGCAAGAATCGCAAAAGTGAAAACCGGCGAAACTTCTGTAACTGCAAAAATCAGCATTGGACAGCTGGACAATGGAGGGTTTGGTCTGGCTGCGGAACTGGCCGTAAACGTGCCGGGTGTCTCTCTGGAAGAGGCACAGTCCCTGGTGGAGAAAGCGCATGAAGTTTGTCCTTATTCCAATGCCACGCGAAATAATATGGATGTAAAACTGACCGTGTCCAACAGGGGATAA